One part of the Musa acuminata AAA Group cultivar baxijiao chromosome BXJ1-5, Cavendish_Baxijiao_AAA, whole genome shotgun sequence genome encodes these proteins:
- the LOC135672883 gene encoding zinc finger protein 1-like, which yields MAVQTLETTVSTAIPLLSDETSDEELPHIVGWAKRKRSKRFFDHPPTEEEYLALCLVMLARGGGSGTHRLPALASDSAPPPKLEHRCSVCGKAFGSYQALGGHKSSHRKPSSGVEEASASGSSTASAAFVGARVHRCSVCLKTFPSGQALGGHKRCHYDGSLASGAAAAMTSSEGASSNHRAFDLNVPASPDSEFDNVKRWLATMKQEEEEVQSPLAFKKPRLVIPA from the coding sequence ATGGCGGTCCAGACGCTGGAGACGACAGTATCTACTGCGATCCCACTGCTGAGCGACGAGACGAGCGACGAGGAGTTGCCGCACATCGTGGGGTGGGCGAAGCGGAAGCGGTCCAAGCGTTTCTTCGACCATCCGCCGACGGAGGAAGAGTATTTGGCGCTCTGCCTCGTCATGCTCGCTCGTGGAGGAGGGTCCGGTACTCATCGCCTGCCGGCGTTGGCCTCCGACTCGGCACCGCCGCCGAAGCTCGAGCACAGGTGTTCCGTCTGCGGGAAGGCATTCGGGTCGTACCAAGCCCTGGGCGGGCACAAGTCCAGCCACCGGAAGCCCAGCAGCGGCGTCGAGGAAGCCTCGGCCTCGGGCTCTTCCACGGCTAGCGCGGCCTTCGTCGGTGCCAGGGTGCACCGGTGTTCGGTGTGCCTGAAGACGTTTCCCTCGGGGCAAGCGCTGGGGGGGCACAAGAGGTGCCACTACGACGGGAGCCTCGCCAGCGGCGCCGCGGCTGCGATGACGTCGTCGGAGGGGGCGAGCTCGAACCACCGGGCGTTCGATCTGAACGTGCCAGCGTCGCCGGACTCGGAGTTCGACAACGTCAAGCGTTGGTTGGCGACGatgaagcaggaggaggaggaggtgcagAGCCCACTGGCTTTCAAGAAGCCGAGACTTGTCATCCCGGCATAA
- the LOC103983594 gene encoding adenine phosphoribosyltransferase 1 has product MRDPLSLVGGTSSARSHPRWDERIEPIVVFLRLTEMFPFSSSASAPLGRSLRLPLPSPLPPRTPPSHLYRLGLPNFRRRLLLLRSVSTAVRAMASEGGEDPRLPRIASTIRVIPDFPKPGIMFQDITTLLLDHEAFRHTIDMFVERYRDKRITVVAGIEARGFIFGPPIALAIGCKFVPMRKPKKLPGEVISEEYSLEYGTDIMEMHVGAVQPGDRALVIDDLIATGGTLAAAIRLLERVGAEVVECACVIELPELQGYQRLGGKPLFVLVKAA; this is encoded by the exons ATGCGGGACCCACTTTCCTTGGTTGGTGGAACGTCAAGTGCCCGCTCGCACCCACGTTGGGACGAGCGTATCGAACCGATCGTTGTCTTCTTAAGACTCACGGAGATGTTTCCTTTCTCCTCCTCTGCTTCGGCCCCCCTTGGTCGCTCCCTTCGGCTTCCCTTGCCGTCGCCGCTGCCTCCTCGAACCCCACCCTCCCACCTCTACCGTCTCGGCCTCCCCAAtttccgccgccgcctcctcctcctccgttccGTCTCCACCGCCGTCAGAGCCATGGCCTCCGAAGGCGGCGAGGACCCCCGCTTGCCGCGGATCGCGTCCACCATACGCGTCATCCCCGACTTCCCCAAGCCCG GTATCATGTTCCAGGATATCACGACCCTGCTGCTCGATCACGAGGCGTTTAGGCACACGATCGATATGTTCGTCGAGAGGTACAGAGACAAAAGGATCACGGTTGTCGCAG GAATTGAAGCAAGAGGATTCATATTTGGCCCTCCCATTGCATTAGCCATCGGATGTAAGTTCGTTCCTATGAGAAAGCCAAAGAAGCTACCTG GAGAAGTTATTTCCGAGGAGTATTCCCTAGAATATGGTACAGACATAATGGAGATGCATGTAGGAGCTGTACAGCCAGGAGATCGAGCCCTTGTCATTGATGATTTAATTGCAACAGGAGGGACATTAGCTGCTGCTATCAGGCTCCTTG AACGTGTTGGAGCTGAGGTGGTTGAATGTGCTTGTGTCATCGAATTGCCGGAGCTTCAG